In Solanum pennellii chromosome 7, SPENNV200, the following are encoded in one genomic region:
- the LOC107024283 gene encoding metallocarboxypeptidase inhibitor, which translates to MAQKFTILFTILLVVIAAQDVMAQDATVMKLFQQYDPVCNKPCSTQDDCSGGTFCEACWRFAGTCGPYVGRDMAIGV; encoded by the exons atGGCACAAAAATTTACTATCCTTTTCACCATTCTCCTTGTGGTTATTGCTG CTCAAGATGTGATGGCACAAGATGCAACTGTGATGAAACTTTTTCAGCAATACGATCCAGTTTGTAACAAACCTTGCTCAACACAAGATGATTGTTCTGGTGGTACGTTCTGTGAAGCCTGTTGGAGGTTCGCGGGGACATGTGGGCCCTATGTTGGGCGCGACATGGCCATAGGCGTGTGA
- the LOC107024284 gene encoding metallocarboxypeptidase inhibitor-like, whose product MAQKFASLFTILLVAIVAHDNSFYSTKIHVMAQDAVLPNLFQVDPVCYKPCNTHDDCSGALYCEACRRAAGSCGPWRSQDFQ is encoded by the exons ATGGCACAAAAATTTGCTAGCCTTTTCACCATTCTCCTTGTGGCTATTGTTG CTCATGACaattcattctactccaccaaaattCATGTGATGGCCCAAGATGCTGTTCTACCAAACCTTTTTCAGGTAGATCCAGTTTGTTACAAACCTTGTAATACACACGATGATTGTTCTGGTGCCTTGTACTGTGAAGCCTGTCGGAGGGCCGCGGGGTCATGTGGTCCCTGGCGGAGTCAGGATTTTCAATAA
- the LOC107024479 gene encoding uncharacterized protein LOC107024479, whose translation MKQVLLLTLLLLSTLVYEAQARNIPMLKENGDFGEVNIICKDNHCSSSGRNRKLMTKTTSTSSPITTTTSTKNVKNEGNIKVHDTTILKGQSSSENFSINSSPETGHRKTSSDRHPDVLDLAGMDYSPAKRKPPIHN comes from the exons ATGAAGCAAGTTCTTTTACTTACTCTTTTGCTTTTATCTACTTTGGTCTATGAAGCACAAGCAAGGAATATCCCCATGTTAAAG GAAAATGGAGATTTTGGAGAAGTCAATATTATTTGCAAAGATAACCATTGTTCATCATCAG GAAGAAATAGGAAACTTATGACAAAAACAACCTCTACTTCTAGTCCAATTACCACAACTACTTCAACAAAG AATGTCAAGAATGAAGGAAATATTAAAGTTCATGACACCACCATTTTGAAAGGTCAATCAAGTAGTGAAAATTTCTCAATCAATTCATCACCGGAAACCGGCCACCGGAAAACATCCTCCGATCGCCACCCCGACGTGCTAGACTTGGCCGGAATGGATTATTCTCCGGCGAAGAGAAAACCTCCAATTCACAACTAA
- the LOC107024438 gene encoding protein CHLORORESPIRATORY REDUCTION 6, chloroplastic — protein MASTRPLHTLSSTLKQTIPSLVPLINNSHKSNSISFTFSSSSSLRQVATFVSFNPSGNFDLSLYDDQENIEVAPPPMPPSEGRYEVVIDNDIIQRLDLSPFQNATGISSPLSAKPKEFMERTIGFTINYKREDKYDLRELSEFPDIRLWFVRLDATYPWLPILLDWRAGELARYAAMLVPHQMSMKMGVVFNPEALELFVMNKVFVVYSWLKQNEISMPRLKTKDMARMLGFGIGDELFDLIDKNQIDPS, from the exons ATGGCTTCAACAAGACCATTACACACACTTTCTTCTACACTTAAACAAACAATTCCTTCTTTGGTTCCATTGATTAATAATTCACACAAATCCAATTCAATTTCTTTcactttctcttcttcttcttctttgagacAAGTTGCTACCTTTGTATCATTTAATCCTTCTGGAAATTTCGACCTCTCCCTTTATGATGATCAAGAAA ATATAGAAGTAGCACCACCACCAATGCCACCATCAGAAGGTAGATATGAAGTTGTAATAGATAATGATATTATTCAACGTCTTGATTTATCCCCATTTCAGAATGCCACTGGAATTTCATCACCCTTATCTG CCAAGCCAAAAGAATTTATGGAAAGAACAATTGGATTTACAATAAATTACAAAAGGGAAGACAAATATGATCTAAGGGAATTATCAGAATTTCCAGATATAAGACTATGGTTTGTTAGATTAGATGCTACTTATCCATGGTTACCAATTTTATTGGATTGGAGAGCTGGAGAACTTGCACGTTATGCAGCAATGTTGGTACCCCATCAG ATGAGTATGAAAATGGGAGTTGTATTTAATCCAGAGGCATTGGAATTGTTTGTGATGAATAAGGTGTTTGTAGTGTATTCTTGGTTAAAGCAAAATGAGATTTCAATGCCAAGGCTCAAGACAAAAGACATGGCAAGAATGCTTGGTTTTGGGATTGGTGATGAACTTTTTGACTtgattgataaaaatcaaattgatccttcataa
- the LOC107025534 gene encoding probable flavin-containing monooxygenase 1, whose product MPEFPLGEGPDIFAGKVIHSMDFSAMDNESARELIKGKRVAVIGSQKSAIDIAAECANVNGPEIPCTLVQRTIPWALPSGCFWWGVTLGNLYGSRFSELLVHKPGQNIIYSVVASLLAPVRWGFSKFVESYITWTLPLKKYNMVPKQSFLQDMSSCKSFLLPDNFYGKVEEGSIVLKKIQHFSFIKQGLILDGEVDKPIKADLVIFATGYKGQEKLKNMFSSKKFQNHIVGSPNSVIPLYRHIIHPRIPNLAIIGYSGSITNLHTSEMRCQWLAHFLDGTFKLPSIKEMENEIQEWEEYMKTYAGKEYKRTCIAALHIWYNDQLCKDIGCKNKRKKTFYEEWFQPYLQSDYVRLSPNN is encoded by the exons ATGCCGGAGTTTCCTCTCGGTGAAGGACCGGACATTTTCGCCGGAAAAGTGATACATTCTATGGATTTCTCAGCCATGGACAATGAAAGTGCAAGAGAACTTATTAAAGGGAAGAGAGTTGCAGTTATTGGTTCTCAAAAATCAGCTATAGATATCGCGGCTGAATGCGCGAATGTTAATg GTCCTGAAATTCCTTGTACATTGGTACAAAGAACAATACCATGGGCACTCCCTAGTGGATGCTTTTGGTGGGGAGTTACTCTTGGAAATTTATATGGAAGTCGATTTTCAGAGCTCTTGGTTCACAAGCCTggtcaaaatattatttatagtgtGGTGGCCTCTCTACTTGCTCCTGTg aGATGGGGTTTCTCAAAATTTGTGGAGAGTTATATTACATGGACCCTCCCATTGAAGAAATACAACATGGTGCCAAAACAAAGCTTTCTTCAAGACATGTCTTCTTGCAAGTCCTTTTTATTGCCTGATAATTTCTATGGCAAAGTTGAAGAAGGAAGCATTGTTCTCAAGAAAAtacaacatttttcattcatcaaACAAGGCTTAATTCTTGATGGAGAAGTTGATAAGCCAATAAAAGCTGACCTTGTTATATTTGCTACTGGATATAAAGGtcaagaaaaattgaagaatatgttTTCCtcaaaaaagtttcaaaatcaCATAGTGGGATCACCAAACTCAGTTATTCCTCTTTACAG GCACATAATACATCCAAGAATACCAAACCTAGCAATAATTGGATACTCAGGGAGCATAACAAATCTCCACACATCTGAGATGAGGTGCCAATGGTTAGCACATTTTCTCGATGGAACATTCAAGTTGCCAAGCATAAAAGAGATGGAAAATGAGATACAAGAGTGGGAAGAATACATGAAAACATATGCTGGAAAAGAGTACAAAAGGACTTGTATTGCAGCACTACACATATGGTACAATGATCAATTGTGCAAAGACATTGGgtgcaaaaataaaagaaagaagactttctATGAAGAATGGTTTCAACCCTACTTGCAATCAGATTATGTTAGGCTAAGTCCTAATAATTAG
- the LOC107026040 gene encoding uncharacterized methyltransferase At2g41040, chloroplastic-like, whose translation MATATATASLSLNHHRCLVQIQGGVSLNSRIRVPTRFFSNGFISRIRATSAVVAEPELRTPAQDATEAELFACPICYEPLTRKGPSGFNVPAIYRSGFKCRKCNKSYSSKDIYLDLTVTSGTKQYNEVKPARSELFRSPIVSFLYERGWRQNFNLSGFPGPDEEFKMAQEYFKVAEGGVLVDVSCGSGLFSRKFAKSGAYSRVVALDFSENMLRQCYDFIKNDESIIGSNLALVRADVSRLPFPSGSIDAVHAGAALHCWPSPSNAIAEINRILRSGGVFVGTTFLRVNPSAPTIFRALEQSALRTYSYFTQEEIEDLVTSCGLINYTSKVQSSFIMFSAQKQ comes from the exons ATGGCTACTGCTACTGCTACTGCTTCACTTTCTTTGAATCATCATCGTTGTTTGGTTCAAATACAAGGTGGGGTTTCTTTGAATTCAAGAATTCGTGTTCCTACAAGGTTTTTCTCAAATGGGTTCATTTCAAGAATCAGGGCTACCTCTGCTGTTGTTGCAGAACCG GAATTGAGAACTCCAGCTCAGGATGCTACGGAAGCTGAATTGTTTGCTTGCCCAATTTGTTATGAACCTCTTACAAGAAAAGGGCCTTCAGGATTTAATGt ACCTGCAATCTACAGATCAGGCTTCAAATGCAGAAAATGTAACAAGTCATATTCAAGCAAAGATATCTACCTTGATCTCACTGTTACTTCTGGAACAAAACAATACAATGAAGTTAAACCAGCTCGGAGTGAACTATTCAG GAGTCCAATTGTTTCATTCTTGTACGAGAGAGGCTGGCGTCAAAATTTTAACCTAAGTGGTTTTCCTGGTCCTGATGAAGAG TTTAAGATGGCTCAAGAATACTTTAAAGTTGCTGAAGGTGGTGTTCTTGTTGACGTAAGCTGCGGTAGTGGATTGTTTTCCAGGAAATTTGCCAAATCTGGGGCGTACTCAAGAGTCGTTGCACTTGACTTTTCTGAAAACATGCTTCGCCAATGTTATGATTTCATCAAGAATGACGAGAGTATCATAGGCTC CAATCTAGCTCTTGTAAGGGCAGACGTTTCCAGATTACCTTTTCCATCTGGATCTATTGATGCTGTGCATGCTGGTGCTGCCTTGCATTGTTGGCCATCTCCGTCCAATGCA ATTGCTGAAATTAACCGGATTTTGCGTAGTGGAGGTGTATTCGTTGGTACTACATTTCTTCGAGTCAATCCTTCAGCTCCTACGATATTCAGGGCTTTGGAGCAG AGTGCTCTACGGACATACAGCTATTTTACTCAAGAGGAGATTGAAGATTTGGTGACAAGCTGTGGTCTCATCAACTATACCAGTAAAGTTCAGAGCTCTTTTATCATGTTTTCCGCTCAAAAACAATGA